Proteins encoded within one genomic window of Alosa alosa isolate M-15738 ecotype Scorff River chromosome 24, AALO_Geno_1.1, whole genome shotgun sequence:
- the cxcl19 gene encoding C-X-C motif chemokine 19, with the protein MKVILLLALTGLLIIATSGMPALGKGYNSHCLCFEFESRVIPQERLRSVEILPRGPHCSSTEIVARLVTGEKICLNPSATWVRRLVRYVIEKEALQRG; encoded by the exons ATGAAGGTTATCCTGCTTCTTGCGTTGACTGGATTGTTGATCATTGCCACAAGTG GCATGCCAGCCTTGGGGAAAGGCTACAACAGCCACTGTCTCTGCTTTGAGTTTGAGTCTCGGGTCATCCCGCAGGAGAGGCTGCGGAGTGTTGAGATCCTTCCCCGAGGCCCGCACTGCAGCAGCACCGAGATTGT TGCCCGTTTGGTGACCGGTGAGAAGATCTGTCTCAACCCTAGCGCAACGTGGGTCAGGAGGCTTGTCCGCTATGTGATAGAGAAGGAGGCCCTGCAGCGGGGTTGA